TGTCGACCTGACCGAAGCAGCTCGTCAGGTGCTGGAAACCCATGCACCGGTGGCCATCGGCCGCGATATCGATCTTGGCCTTGATGAGGCCGGGCCGGTTCCGGTGGTCGGCGACGGCACCATGCTGCGCGAGATGATCGTGAACCTGGTCGACAACGCGTTGCGTCACACGCCCCCCGGCGGCAGCGTCACCGTCACGCTGGCCTCGGTTGACGGCGAGGCCGTGCTTACGGTCGCTGACAATGGGCCTGGAATCCCCGAGGACGAACGAGACCACGTTTTCGAGCGCTTCTACCGCATCGCCGGTTCGGCCGAGGACGGCAGCGGGCTTGGGCTGGCCATCGTGCGCGAGGTTGTCGAAAACGCCGGCGGCCGCGTCACCCTTGGGGACGGCGCGACCGGCGGCCTGGTTGTCGAGGTGCGGCTGCCGCTGGCGGGCGGCTAGTCCCTTCGCGGTGCTTACTGTGTCTCGTGCAGCGGCTGGGGACGCCATTTCGCCAGGCGATCCTCGACCATCGTCATCAGATATTCCGCGCCGAGCGCCACCACCATGACAACGACGATCGCGGCATACATGCCGGCCGCGTCGAAGGATCCCTTGGCAATGTTGATCAGCAGACCGATGCCGTAGCGCGCGCCGACGAACTCACCAACGATCGCACCGATGATGGCGAAGCCGAAGCTGACATGCAGGCTGGCGAAGATCCAGCTCATCGCCGACGGGACGATCACCGAGCGCGTCAGCTGCCAGTTGGAAGCGCCGAGGATACGGGCGTTGGCGATCATCGCCCTGTCGGCCTCCCGAACGCCCTGGAATGCGTTGTGGAACACGACGAAGAAAACCATCACGAAGGCAAGCGCCACTTTCGAGGCGAGACCGAGGCCGAGGATCATGATGAAGATCGGCGCCAGAACCACGCGCGGGATGGAATTGATCACCTTGATGTAGATGGAAAAGATATCGGCCGCCATCCGGTTACGACCAAGCGCGACGCCGATAATGATGCCGGCGACGGAGCCCGTGACGAAGCCGATGACCGCTTCCTCCATCGTCACATAGAGATGGTACCACAGTGGGCCTTCGGACGTCCCTTCGGTCGTCCACTCGTACAGCCGCATCGCGATCGCGCTCGGCATTGCGTAGAAGAACGGATCGATCCAGGCCAGCCGCGCGGCAATCTCCCACAAGCCGAGAAAAGCCACCAGAATGGCGATGCGCCAGAACATTACGGAGCGGCGGCGGTGCTGGGCCGCCTTCGCGGCAGCGGCTTCGATTTCCGCGTCGGACGTGCCGGGCCTGAACGTTCCGGAGCTGATATCGATGGCGGCATCAGTCATGGCATTCCTCCTCAGGCTGCCGCACGCGCATAGCTGGTCTCGACCTCTTCCTTGAGATCGGCCCAGATCGTGCGCGAATAGTCGATGAACCTCTGTTCGTAGCGGATGTCGGCGACAACTCGCGGACGAGGCAGGTCGATGGTATAGACCGACTTCACGGTCGCAGGTCCAGCAGTCAGAACATAGACCTTGTCGGCCAACGCGATCGCCTCCTCCAGATCATGCGTGACGAAGACCACCGAGGCCTTTGCTTGCGACCACAGCCGCAGCAGTTCCTCGTGCATCAGCACGCGCGTCTGCACGTCGAGCGCTGAAAACGGCTCGTCCATGAGAAGGATCTCGGGTCCGTTGATGAACGTCTGGGCAAGCGCGACACGTTTGCGCATGCCGCCCGAAAGCTGATGTGGATAGTGATGCTCGAACCGCGATAGCCCAACGCGCGCCAGCCAGTCGCGTGCCGCGACGGTGGCGTCCGACTTCGCCTTGCCGCGAAAGAGAGGACCTGCCATCACGTTCTCGATCACAGTTCGCCAGGGGAACAGGGCATCGCTCTGGAAAACAAAGCCGATGCGCGGATCTATCCCCTTGACCGGCGCGCCCATGACACGAACCTCGCCGGCACTGGGGCTTGCCAGTCCTGTGACCAGGTTGAGGGTAGTGGATTTTCCGCAACCCGTCGGGCCGACAACAGCAACGAATTCACCGCGCTCGACGGTCATTGTGAAATCGCGCAGTGCCGTCAGCGATTTGCCGGTGGGCGAGAGGAAGCGACGGCTGACATTGATCAGTTCGATCGCCGGTGCATTTTTTTCTAGGGCCATGGTGGAACTCCTGGATACGAGCGGACGCCCGCCGTCGGCCAAGGCCGCCGGACGCGAAAAATGACAGGTGCCGGCGCGATGTCGTTCACCGCGCCGGCATCGCCTGCTACTTGGCGTTCTTGACGAATTCCGAGGTATAGGTCTTGGCGAGGTCGATCTGCTTGCCCTGCAGATCCTTCGAGAAGGCCGAAAGCACCGTCAGCACCGTCTCCGGTCCACCCTCGGGCATTATCCCGTCAGGGGTGAACATCGCCTTGCCGGCATCGAGCGCCTTCACATAGCCTTCCTTGTCGCCGACGTAGTAGTCCTTCGGCATCTTGTCGGCGATCTCGGCGCCGCTATGCGAATTGATGAACTTCTGCGTCTTGACGAACGCGTTGACCAATTTCTGCACGGTGTCCTTGTGCGCCTCGACCCAATCGGTCTGCATATAGAGGGAGGCGGCCGGGTATGTGCCGCCGAGAGCAGCCTTGGTGCCTTCCATCGTACGCATGTCGATAAGAACGGAGGCTTCGCCGGTCTTCAGCAGTCGTGTGATCGTCGGCTCGGTCGTCATGCCCGCCTGGATCTTGTCCTGCTGCATGGCGGCGATGAAGGTGGTGCCGGCGCCGACCGGAACCGAGGTGAAGTCACCGAGCTTCAATCCGTTCTTGACCGCGAGATACTGCGTCAGGAAATTCGTCGAGGAGCCAAGGCCGGTCACGCCAAGGCTCATGCCCTTGAAGTCGGCCGGTGACTTGATCTCGGGATGCTTTGTCGAAACGAGTTCGACTTCGCCTGGCGCCTGGCTGAACTGGACGATGGATTCAACGAACTTGCCCTTTGCCTGCAGGTCGATGCAGTGGTCGTAGAAGCCGACGACCCCTTGTACGGCACCAGCCAGCATCTCGTTTTCAGCATCGACGCCGGCGGGTTCATTCAGCAACTCGACGTCGAGCCCCTCGTCCTTGAAGTAACCGAGCGCTTCGGTCAGCTTGGCGGGCAGATAAATCTGTTTCTCGTAGCCGCCGACCATGATGGAAACTTTTTCGTCGGCGTGCGCGGACGGCGCGGACAAAGCCATGGTGGCGACGAGTGCGGTTGTGGCGGCTGAATCAAGCAGTATTCGCGCGAGCGACATGGCCTCTTCCCTTTGTTCGTTTCCCGCGCCCCTCCTCTCTCCCGTCGCTTGCGCGACAAATATGGGGGCGCTTGCCAACAGTTATGGCACCAACCTTTCATCCAGCTTTCAAGGCGATACCTGAAGTCACTTCAAACCTTACGAATCAGTAAGCTGTTATTCGCAGGCTGTGCGGTTCGCTCAACTGCTGACGAGGCAAGCTGTTCGTGTTTGCCCAGTCCCAGCACATCTAGCATATCGTATTCGCCGGGCGAGCGGCCCATCACGAAGAGCGCCGCCGCCACGGCTCCATGGGCGAACATGCCGCGGTCGCCCGCCGAATGCGACAACGTCACGGTTTCGCCCTCGGCGCAGAAGCTGACACTGTGATCGCCGACGATGCTTCCGCCGCGTATCACCGCAAAACCGATATCGCCGGGCCGCCGGGCGCCAATCATGCCGTCACGAGACCTGACAGCGACGACGTCGATGTCGACGCCACAGCCCTTGGCGGCGGCTTCGCCAAGCATCAGAGCCGTGCCCGACGGCGCGTCGACCTTATGGCGGTGATGGGCCTCGAAAATCTCGATATCCCAATCTTCGGGATCGAGCGCCCTCGCCGCTTGCTCAACCAACCCTATCAGCATGTTGAGCCCGAGCGAAAAACTGCCGGAGCGCACGATCGGGACGACTTTCGAGGCGTCGGCAATCACGGCAAGCTCGGCCGCGTCGAAGCCTGTCGAGCCGATCACCAGCGCCGGGCCGCCGCGCTCGGCACAAACGCGCGCCAGCGATGCCGATGCGGCAGGCGCCGTGAAGTCGATGACCACGTCGGCGACGGCAAGCGCTTCGTCCCGGCCGACCAGCCCCGCGCCGCTGGCGTCGGATCGATGGAAGCGAGCGACCAGCGCCAGTCGGGAATCGGCCTCGACCACCTCGGCCATTTGCCGGCCCATGCGGCCCAGCGCGCCGGCAATGGCAATTTTGATCGGCTGGGGCAAGGCGAGCTCTCCGAAGGCGTTCCCGATCATGATCCCAATCGGTCGATAGGCAAAGATCATGATCAAACAAGATGATAGAGCCAGGCTCTGTGAGAATGATTCAGGTGGAACGGAACCTGATCAACTTGTCGCGACCTTCAGTTCCGCACCGGCATCGGCTCGCTTCATGCGCTCGCTTGCCAGGAGGACGATCGGGCAATTGCAAGACGCTACAACAGCTGTCGCCGTATCGCCGAAGAACAGCTCGTCGCCCGGTCGTTGAGTGACGCCCATGACGATCATGGCGGCATTTTTTGAGGCCTCCCTGACGATTGCCTTGTCGGGAGTGGCACGTGTGCGGATCGCAGTGTCGACGGCAACGCCGTAGCGGTCAGCCAAATCGGCTATGTCCTTAAGAACGGCCTCTTCGCGGCGATGCGAAACGGAGGTCGACCTTCCGCCTCCGGCAGCGCCTTGCGAGACATAGAGAACCTTGACCCTCGCATGATGGGACCGCGCCAGCGCCAGCGCGAAATCGGCGGCACGGCGCGACACTTCCGTACCATTGACCGGAACGAGAATGCTGGTTCCCGCGCTCAGCGTCGGCATCTTGGCCGCGCCGCTGGCACCGTTCAGAACCAGGCAAAGCGGTCCGTCAAACCCTTCGGTGATGCCATTGAGTGCTTTGGTGAACGACCTCTTTTCCGTCAGCACGTCCTCAAGGCCGATCAGCAGCATTCCGTAGCCCTTGCGTGCTTCCTCGGCGATGGTCTCGCGCGTCGCCTGGGATTCGGTGCGTGCCGTCAGATGCACCTTCTCCACAAGTGTGTCTTCGGCCTGCTTGACCGCCCTGGCGCTCTTTTCCGCCCCTTTCTTGATCTCCTTCAGCGTGCCGTCCGGCACCCTCGCATCTTCCGACCTTGCGACGTGACCATCCTTCAGCCGCAGCAAGGTGGTGGGCATGCCGCTGCTGCCGCCGACCAGTCCCGCGAGATAGGCGGTGAACTTGCCAATCCGACTGTCGTCGACCAGCACCAGCAGCCGCTCCAGTTTCGAGACGAAGCCGCGTTCGTCCAATGTCTCGCGCTCGACCCGCTGCTTTTCCGCATGGCCGACCGGCAACCGGCCCAGCGCCCAGCGCAACATTGGCGGCATGGCCAGTGTGGTGAGCACCGCCATCGTGACGATCATGGTGAAGAGATTGTGGGAGAGAATGTTCATCGACAGGCCGATGCTGGCGACGATCACCTCGGTCGAGCCGCGCGCGTTCATCGCGCTGCCCACGGCGGTGGCCTCCTTGATGGACATTCCGGCAAGCTTGCCGCCGATGAACGCGCCGCCGAACTTGCCGATACTGGCAATGACGACAAGACACACCGTGAGCATGGCCAGGGTCGGGTCGGCAAGCACGGTAAGGTCGGCCGAGAGCCCGGCCATGCCAAAGAAGATCGGCATGAACAGCGCGGTGATGACTCCTCGAAGCTGCTCCTCGATATGCCCAGAAAGTATTGGCGACTCGCCGACCAGTATGCCCGCGACGAAGGCCCCGAGGACGGTGTGAACACCGATCAGATTGGTGATCAGCGCCATCACCCCCATGATGATGAGGATCATGGTGATAACGGCATATTCGCTGCGAAACGTGTCGTTGGTCCAGCGGATCAAGGTGAAGACCAGACGCCGGCCTATGGTGAAAGAGAAGAGCATAAAGGCAGCGACTTCGACGATGGTCGTTACCAGGGGCACCAGTTGCACACGGCCATTGGTGGCAATGCCGAAGGTAATGGCGATGATCAGCCAGCCGATCGTGTCCTCGATGATCGCCGAGGAGATGATGACCTGGCCGAGGTTGCGGCGCATGAAATTCATCTCGCGCACCACCATGGCGACGATCTTGACCGACGAGATCGACAGTGCGGTGCCGAGGAAGAGCCCGGCGACGACGCGTTGCGTCGGCTCCGGCAGCAGGCTTTCTGGCAGGAACTGCGCCAGCGCGAACCCACAGACGAAAGGCACGATGGTGCCGGTGATCGAGATGGAAAAGCAGGCGGCGCCAACCCTGCGAACCAGGCGCAGATCCGTCTCCATACCGGTCAACAGAAGCAGCATCAGGATGCCCAGTTGCGAGACCGCATCCATCATACTCTTCTGCGCGGGGTCGCTCGGAAAGATCAGATGCTGCGCCGAGGGCCACAGCCAGCCGAACAGCGACGGACCAAGCAGGATGCCTCCGATCAGCTGACCCATGATCGCAGGCTGTCCGTAACGCTGAAGCACTTCGCCCAAGCCACGCCCGACGACCAGCAGAAGAACGATCTGGGCGACAAAAATTCCTTCGCCCGAACCACCCATGCCTGATGTGTGGCTGGTCTCGGCCCCCCAGGCGCCGGTTGCAAACGCAGCCACCAATGTCCCCAGCAGAAGCGGGACGAAGGGTCGGGTCGACGTATGGGAAATCATCAAGCCCTCACCGCACGATGCGCGTGTCGCAATAACGCGCGACGCGCCGTTGCGTTGCCGATTTGCGTGAGTGAGTTGCTTCAGGTCACGACAAGGTCATCGCGTCGGCAATTCGATTGCGAATGTCGGCTGCCAGAGCGCTGGTCTCTCATTGCGCCGGGCGCAACCAGACCTTGTTGTCGTGGAAGGCGGCGCCGCCATAGGGGGCGGGCGCATCGGCGCCGGTCAGCACATTGATGCCCTCGCCGCGCTCATGGGCGCTGTTTGGCCATATGCCTTCGGCGATCACGACGCCACGCTTGATGCCGTTGAACAGCTTGGCATGCAGCACCACCTCGCCGCGCGTGTTGCCGATCTCGACGCGGTCGCCGTCCGCCAGACCGTGCGCCGCCGCATCATCGGGATGCAGCAGGAGCTCAGGGCGGCCTTCCTTGGCCTTCGACACCGGCGTTTCCGAAAAGGTCGAATTGAGGAAGTTGCGCGCCGGCGATGTCGTCAGCCGGAATGGATGCTCCTCGTCCGCCACCTCGATCAGGTCGACATGGTCGGGGAGTTCCGGCAGCTGCGCCACTGGGCCGAACAGGCCCATGCTCTTCGGCGGACGGTTGGGCGCCATTTGCCCGGTCCAGTTGGCGCGAAAGTGGAATTTTCCATCCGCATGGCCGAAGCCGTTGATGAAGTGTGCTGCCTCGAAATCCGGCTGCAGGTCGATCCACTTGTCTTCCTTCAGGCTGTCGAAGCTGCCCAGCCCGCGCTTGCCGAGGATGATGTCGATATGCTGTTGCTCGGTCAGACCGAAGCCCGGACGGTCGGCGACGCCGAGACGGCCAGCCAGTTCCTCGATGACGAAATGGTTGGTGCGCGGCCCTTCCGGCGGCTCGATCAGTTTTGGGCCGAGCGTGATGTGCTGGTTGCCGCCGCCCTTGTAGATGTCGTCGTGCTCGAGGAACATCGTCGCCGGCAGCACGACATCGGCGAGTTTCGCCGTGTCGGTCATGAACTGCTCGTGCACGCAGGTAAAAAGGTCGTCGCGTAGAAAACCCTGCTTCACCAGCCGCTGCTCCGGCGCGACATTCACCGGATTGGTGTTCTGGATCAGCATCGCCGTCACCGGCGGCCCGCCATAGAGCGCATCCGCCGCGCCGGTCAGCACCGGGCCGGTACGGGACTGGTCGAGATAGCGGATACCGGGATCGCGCATCTTCGAGCCTTCCAGCACATCCTGGTTGAGCTTGAAGATGCCGGAATTGGAATGGAAAGCGCCGCCTCCCTCATACTGCCAGCTGCCGGTAACAGCGGCGATGGAAGCGGCCGCGTGCATGTTGACCGAGCCGTTGCGCTGGCGCGCAAAACCATAGCCGAGGCGGAAATAGGTCTTTTTCGTCGTGCCCACGAGACGGGCGAAAGCCTCGATCTCGGCGACCGAAAGCCCGGTGATGGCAGCCGCCCACTCCGGGGTGCGCGTTTTCAGATGTTCCTCGAGCCCCTTCGGGTCATCCGTGTATTTTTCGAGATAGGCGCGGTCGGCCATGCCTTCCCTGAACAGCACATGCATGATCGCGCAAGCCAGCGCGCCATCCGTGCCGGGCTTCAGCACCAGGCCGAGATCGGCCTGCTTCATCGTCGCATTTTCATAGACGTCGATGACGACGATCTTGGCGCCGCGTTCCTTGCGGGCCTTGATGGCATGGGTCATCACATTGACCTGCGTCACCACCGCATTGGTGCCCCAGATCACCACGCAATCGGACTTCGCCATCTCGCGCGGATCGGGTCCGCGCAGGGCACCCGCTCCCATCATCCAGCCGGTCCAGGCCAGGTTGGTGCAGATCGAGCCGAAGAAACCGGAATATTTCTTGGCGTGACGCAGCCGGTCGATACCGTCGCGCTGCACCAGCCCCATCGTGCCGGCATAGTAATAAGGCCAGACCGTCTCCGAGCCATATTTTTCCTCTGCGGCGATAAACTTTTCGGCGACGAGGTCGAGCGCGGCTTCCCAGCTTGCTTCCTTCCAGATGCCATCGCCCTTGGCGCCCCCGCGCACCAGCGGCTTCAGCAGCCGATCGGGGTGGTGGACGCGGTCTGCATAACGGGCGACCTTGGCGCAGACGACGCCGGCCGTGTAGGTGTTGGCCTTGGCGCCATGGACGCGGCCGATGCGGTTGCCATCGAGCAGTTCGACCTCGAGCGCACAGGTTGACGGGCAATCATGCGGGCAGGCCGAATGGCCGATGCGAAGCTTGGCGTGCTGGTTCATGGGAGCATGTCTAGCGGGTTTCAAAGGGCGCGTGTAGGGCCAGATGATTAGCCAATCTCCCCACTCGTGATGGAGATTACGTTCTTCACTCCGCCGTGCCTTCCTCATATTCAGCCGACATGGTCAGCCACTTTTCCTCGTGGCCAGCCAGCGTCTGGGCGAGTTGTGAGCGCTCCTTGGCCAGCCGTGTCGCCGTCGACGGATCCTTTTCGTAGATCGCCGGATTGGCCAGCTCGTCCTCGATGCCGTCGATGCGCTTGCGGATGCGGTCCATCAGAGCTTCGGTGGCGCGGATTTCCTTGGCCAGCGGCTCGAACGCAGCGCGGCGCGCCGCTGCATCGCGGCGGCGGTCCGCTTTTGACGCCTTCTCGGCCTCGCGCTTGCCGCGGCGGTCGCCGGACACGCCGGTGACCAGCGTCTTATAGTCCTCCAGGTCGCCGTCATACGGATTGACCGCGCCGTCCTTGACCAGCCACAGTCGATCGGCCGTCGCCTCGAGCAGATGGCGGTCGTGGGAGATCAGGATCACGGCGCCGGGAAACTCGTTCAGCGCATGGATCAGCGATTCGCGGCTGTCGATGTCGAGATGGTTGGTCGGTTCGTCGAGGATAAACAGGTTCGGCCCCTCGAAGGCCGACAGGCCCATCAGAAGGCGCGCCTTCTCGCCACCGGAAAGGTCCTTGGCGGCGGTGTTCATCTTTTCCGTGGTGAGACCGAACTGGGCGACGCGGCCGCGCACCTTCGATTCCGGCGCCTCCGGCATCAGCCGGCGCACATGCTCGTAGGCGTTTTCCTCCGGTCGGAGATCGTCTAGCTGGTGCTGGGCAAAGATCGCCACCTTCAGGCCCGGCGCCACCGTCATGGTGCCGCTCTCCTGCTTCAGCCGGCCCGACAGCAATTTGGCGAAGGTCGACTTGCCATTGCCGTTGGCGCCGAGCAGCGCGATGCGGTCATCGGCGTCGATGCGCAAGGTCATCTTCTTCAGGATCGGCTGGCCTTCGGTATAGCCGACATTGACGTTGTTCAGCGCCACGATCGGCGAGGCCACCGTCTTCACCGGCTCCGGGAACGAGAACGGTCGCACCGCATCGTTGACGATGGCCGCGATCGGCTTCATCTTCTCCAGCGCCTTGATGCGCGACTGCGCCTGCCTTGCCTTGGAGGCCTTGGCGCGGAAGCGCTCGACGAAGGATTCCATGTGCTTGCGGGCGGCTTCCTGCTTGACGCGGCCCTTCTCCTGCAATTCCTTCTGCTCGGTATACTGCCGCTCGAACTGGTCGTAGCCGCCACGCCAGAAGGTCAGCTTCTTCTGGTCGAGATGGACGATCGAGTTGACGGCACGGTTGAGCAGGTCGCGATCATGCGAGATCAGAAGCACCGTGTGCGGGTATTTCGACACATAGTTTTCCAGCCACAGCGTGCCTTCGAGATCGAGATAGTTGGTCGGTTCGTCGAGCAGCAGAAGGTCGGGCTCGGAAAACAGCACGGCGGCGAGTGCCACGCGCATGCGCCAGCCGCCGGAGAAGGACGAGGCCGGGCGCCGCTGCGCCGCGTCGTCGAAGCCAAGGCCGGCAAGAATCGTGGCAGCGCGCGACTCGGCCGAATGCGCATCGATGTCGGCCAGCCGCATATGGATATCGGCGATTCGGTGCGGATCGGTCGCCGTCTTTTCTTCTTCAAGCAGCGCGGAACGTTCGAGGTCCGCCTTGAGCACGATCTCGATCAGCGGGTCCTCGGTGCCCGGCGCTTCCTGCGCCACCTGGCCAATGCGCGTGCTCTTCGGCAGGCTGATCGACCCGGTCTCGGAAGGGAAGTCGCCAGTGATTGCCTTGAACAGAGTGGTCTTGCCGGTGCCGTTGCGGCCGACAAGACCGGCCTTGGTGCCGGCCGGCAATGTCAGCGAGGCGTGGTCGAGAAGCAGGCGTCCGGCCATGCGGAGCGAAAGATCTGATATAACAAGCATGGCCGGGCTTTTGCACCGGACATCCGCGCTTCGCAAGACCTGAGCCGCCAATTGACGGCATCCGGCATGAAAAGCGCGGGACCGGCGCTATGACAAGCGGCCATGTCGACGCGTAATCAGGCAGTTGCCTTGCGCTTTGTCGTCTTGCCTACGACGGCCAGCGGTACTGCCGGCTTGCGGCCAAGTCCGGAAGACTTTGCCAGCGCCGACCTTGTAGCCGAGTAATTCGCGGCCACCATCGGGTAGTCCGATGGCAAACCCCATTTGGCCCGATAGTCGTCGGGGCTCAAACCATAGGTCGTATTAAGGTGGCGCTTGAGGGATTTGAACTTCTTCCCGTCTTCCAGGCAGATGATGTAGTCTGGAAATACCGACTTCTTCGGATTGACGGCCGGATTCAGGCTTACGCTTTCCGGGGCGGCAGCGCCGCTCAACCTTCCAACCGATGCCCTGACGCTCGCAATCAGATCCGGCAGGCCGGATACCGGGAGTGGATTGTTGCTTACATAAGCCGAAACAATATCGGCTGTGAGTTCGTTGATCGTTCTTTCGTCTATATTGGACAAGTATTTTGACCTTGCTGACGAAAACGTCGCCGGCCCTACTGAAGACTCTTCTCGACGTCTCGGTTTAACTGCGATCCCCAACGGACCACCAAGCCCCGATAGACTACCTTGACTCAGTACATGTACGTTTCCATGAAAGACTGGAGTCGGGCAAATTAGAAAATCTAATACTTGGAAGCAGAGGCCTGGGCTGGTTGGTGGTCAGCCAGTATCTCAAGAACACGTTTCCACCGGGCACAACGACTGAAGTCCTTTTGTTCAATCGCTTTTTCGGCCTTCAGCGCGGCGTAGAGCGGTGCTTCCGCACCGAATTCCCTGACCAGCCAATGTGCTTCCTGTCTTGCGAGGCGTTCATTTTCGTCAAGCATGGTTTCCAGCCTCCGAACGTTCCGTGCCGACCGCTATACAACTACCGATGACAAGAACCGCGCCGACAGCGGCCGTCACGGTCAACCGCTCGCCAGACAGGGTCAAAAGCAGTGTCGAGGCGATCGGCGTGAGATACGCGACGACAGCAACCCTGCCGCCATCAAGCTTCATGGCACGCGACCAGAAGTAATAACCCAGACCCATCGGGCCAGCCCCAAGATAAAGCCCCAGAAATAGATCCGGTTCAATGCGCCAGGCGACAGCATCGTTAACACACCATAAGAATGTGATGACTACGCCGATCAGGGCAGACGGCAGCAACAGGCGCTCCGGCGAGGCTGCAAGGCGCCCGACGGCAATAGAGTAAAAGGCCATGCACACGGCCGAGCCGAACGCCGAGGCATATCCGATGACATTGCCTTCAGACCATGATGGGTGGCGGCCACCCGAAATCACCAACATGACGCCGATGAATCCGAGTGCGGAGGCAATAGCCAGCAATGCCGGGCGTCGCGCTGTCGCGAGCATGATCATCGCCGCGGCGACCATCAAGGGCCAAGTATAGGCGACGA
The nucleotide sequence above comes from Mesorhizobium shangrilense. Encoded proteins:
- a CDS encoding ABC transporter substrate-binding protein; amino-acid sequence: MALSAPSAHADEKVSIMVGGYEKQIYLPAKLTEALGYFKDEGLDVELLNEPAGVDAENEMLAGAVQGVVGFYDHCIDLQAKGKFVESIVQFSQAPGEVELVSTKHPEIKSPADFKGMSLGVTGLGSSTNFLTQYLAVKNGLKLGDFTSVPVGAGTTFIAAMQQDKIQAGMTTEPTITRLLKTGEASVLIDMRTMEGTKAALGGTYPAASLYMQTDWVEAHKDTVQKLVNAFVKTQKFINSHSGAEIADKMPKDYYVGDKEGYVKALDAGKAMFTPDGIMPEGGPETVLTVLSAFSKDLQGKQIDLAKTYTSEFVKNAK
- a CDS encoding cation:proton antiporter domain-containing protein — encoded protein: MISHTSTRPFVPLLLGTLVAAFATGAWGAETSHTSGMGGSGEGIFVAQIVLLLVVGRGLGEVLQRYGQPAIMGQLIGGILLGPSLFGWLWPSAQHLIFPSDPAQKSMMDAVSQLGILMLLLLTGMETDLRLVRRVGAACFSISITGTIVPFVCGFALAQFLPESLLPEPTQRVVAGLFLGTALSISSVKIVAMVVREMNFMRRNLGQVIISSAIIEDTIGWLIIAITFGIATNGRVQLVPLVTTIVEVAAFMLFSFTIGRRLVFTLIRWTNDTFRSEYAVITMILIIMGVMALITNLIGVHTVLGAFVAGILVGESPILSGHIEEQLRGVITALFMPIFFGMAGLSADLTVLADPTLAMLTVCLVVIASIGKFGGAFIGGKLAGMSIKEATAVGSAMNARGSTEVIVASIGLSMNILSHNLFTMIVTMAVLTTLAMPPMLRWALGRLPVGHAEKQRVERETLDERGFVSKLERLLVLVDDSRIGKFTAYLAGLVGGSSGMPTTLLRLKDGHVARSEDARVPDGTLKEIKKGAEKSARAVKQAEDTLVEKVHLTARTESQATRETIAEEARKGYGMLLIGLEDVLTEKRSFTKALNGITEGFDGPLCLVLNGASGAAKMPTLSAGTSILVPVNGTEVSRRAADFALALARSHHARVKVLYVSQGAAGGGRSTSVSHRREEAVLKDIADLADRYGVAVDTAIRTRATPDKAIVREASKNAAMIVMGVTQRPGDELFFGDTATAVVASCNCPIVLLASERMKRADAGAELKVATS
- a CDS encoding molybdopterin-containing oxidoreductase family protein, giving the protein MNQHAKLRIGHSACPHDCPSTCALEVELLDGNRIGRVHGAKANTYTAGVVCAKVARYADRVHHPDRLLKPLVRGGAKGDGIWKEASWEAALDLVAEKFIAAEEKYGSETVWPYYYAGTMGLVQRDGIDRLRHAKKYSGFFGSICTNLAWTGWMMGAGALRGPDPREMAKSDCVVIWGTNAVVTQVNVMTHAIKARKERGAKIVVIDVYENATMKQADLGLVLKPGTDGALACAIMHVLFREGMADRAYLEKYTDDPKGLEEHLKTRTPEWAAAITGLSVAEIEAFARLVGTTKKTYFRLGYGFARQRNGSVNMHAAASIAAVTGSWQYEGGGAFHSNSGIFKLNQDVLEGSKMRDPGIRYLDQSRTGPVLTGAADALYGGPPVTAMLIQNTNPVNVAPEQRLVKQGFLRDDLFTCVHEQFMTDTAKLADVVLPATMFLEHDDIYKGGGNQHITLGPKLIEPPEGPRTNHFVIEELAGRLGVADRPGFGLTEQQHIDIILGKRGLGSFDSLKEDKWIDLQPDFEAAHFINGFGHADGKFHFRANWTGQMAPNRPPKSMGLFGPVAQLPELPDHVDLIEVADEEHPFRLTTSPARNFLNSTFSETPVSKAKEGRPELLLHPDDAAAHGLADGDRVEIGNTRGEVVLHAKLFNGIKRGVVIAEGIWPNSAHERGEGINVLTGADAPAPYGGAAFHDNKVWLRPAQ
- the dapB gene encoding 4-hydroxy-tetrahydrodipicolinate reductase — protein: MPQPIKIAIAGALGRMGRQMAEVVEADSRLALVARFHRSDASGAGLVGRDEALAVADVVIDFTAPAASASLARVCAERGGPALVIGSTGFDAAELAVIADASKVVPIVRSGSFSLGLNMLIGLVEQAARALDPEDWDIEIFEAHHRHKVDAPSGTALMLGEAAAKGCGVDIDVVAVRSRDGMIGARRPGDIGFAVIRGGSIVGDHSVSFCAEGETVTLSHSAGDRGMFAHGAVAAALFVMGRSPGEYDMLDVLGLGKHEQLASSAVERTAQPANNSLLIRKV
- a CDS encoding ABC transporter permease, which translates into the protein MTDAAIDISSGTFRPGTSDAEIEAAAAKAAQHRRRSVMFWRIAILVAFLGLWEIAARLAWIDPFFYAMPSAIAMRLYEWTTEGTSEGPLWYHLYVTMEEAVIGFVTGSVAGIIIGVALGRNRMAADIFSIYIKVINSIPRVVLAPIFIMILGLGLASKVALAFVMVFFVVFHNAFQGVREADRAMIANARILGASNWQLTRSVIVPSAMSWIFASLHVSFGFAIIGAIVGEFVGARYGIGLLINIAKGSFDAAGMYAAIVVVMVVALGAEYLMTMVEDRLAKWRPQPLHETQ
- a CDS encoding ABC transporter ATP-binding protein — its product is MALEKNAPAIELINVSRRFLSPTGKSLTALRDFTMTVERGEFVAVVGPTGCGKSTTLNLVTGLASPSAGEVRVMGAPVKGIDPRIGFVFQSDALFPWRTVIENVMAGPLFRGKAKSDATVAARDWLARVGLSRFEHHYPHQLSGGMRKRVALAQTFINGPEILLMDEPFSALDVQTRVLMHEELLRLWSQAKASVVFVTHDLEEAIALADKVYVLTAGPATVKSVYTIDLPRPRVVADIRYEQRFIDYSRTIWADLKEEVETSYARAAA